CTTTTATTACATTCTTATTTGGAAAACAGCCACATTTCTTAATGTTCAAATCAAAAGAGGAATAATTCCTTATGACATTTAGAACAGCAGCGCTAATGTCTTCAACCATATCCAAATCGATGTTTCCAAAGAACTTCAAGGTAAAATGCATGTTTTGTGAAGGAACATATTTGATATTGGAATTGGTCTTCTTGAACTCCTTTTGAACATCCAATATCTTAGGAACCAATTCCTGGTCAAGTTCAATGGCTAAAAAGCTTCTAATGGTTTCAGATTGATTTGCTTTCATCGGATATTCTCCTAAATTCATCTCTTAATGTATTGGCCAGGATTTAAGAAGTCATCCAATGAGTTCAAGTAATCACGTGCCAATTCTTCACTGGTTTTATTGGAAATGTTATAATTGAATTGATCATCTAAATCATTCAGGAATTCATCTATCTCAAGAAGAATGCAATCGTCACTGCAAATGGCTTCTTTTATGTTCTTTCCAACCTTGATTATATGAATGTTTTCCTCTTGAAGAGTGTGGATGATGAAGTCCTTTGCTGTTTTGAACTGCCTTTCCCTTGTAAGGACCATAAACTCATCTAAAGGATATAGGGCATCTCCCCATTTTGCCTTGAAGTTGTCACAAGCCTTCTTAGTCCAGACCTTAGGGCCTTTGTGTATGTAGTATTTACCTTGCTTGAAGACATTTAATTCTATGGTGAAAATGACGAACTTCTCCTCATCGGTCCAGTAATCATATTTGAATACGGAAAATTCCTCCATATCTATCTTTTCACAAATGGAACTTACAGTCTTAAGGAGCTGTGGATGAAGAGCATCTGCAGACATAATAGGAATAGGGAACTTGATGACTAAAGTTTGGGTTTCCCTATCTTTGAATGATTCCAAAATGTCCTTAGCTATTTCCTCTTTGGATTTATCTAAATGCTCCTTTAGAAGAGGATTGAAGAATTCCAAAATCTTTTCCTGCCTTTCATAATCATCCAAATCATCATTGTCAAGAACATCCAGGAAGTTTCTGGAAGCCACAATGAAATCAACATACCTTTCAAGTCTTAAAGCCGCTCCCACATTTCTGTTTTCATCAGTAGGGTCAATGAATACAAGAGGATCCTGTTTGAAAATAGCGTTGCCCACTGTACCGAAATCCTCCAAATCTATTAATGTATGCCTTTTCCAGTTCTGAGCAGCCCTTAAAGTATCTTCAAAGGTTCCATATTTTAGGATAAGCAATTCACATAAATAGCCTGCAAATCCTCCTGTCTTGAATTCAGATCCATATGTTCCAACTGCATCCATGAACCTCTTAAGCAACAAAACCTCATCTATTTGCTCTTCCTTCAGATTGTCCTGAATGTATTCTGTATGGAGGATAGTTCTGTCAACTGCAGACTTAATTGGCTTTCCGCCACTTAGGTCATAGCATGGAACTATATCTATCTCAAATCCATCTATATCACAGGTCAGGTAAGGATGGGAAGCGTAATGTTCATTTGCCTTGCCTTTAAATTCATCATTGGTCTTATATGCCAAATCCAAACCTTTCTCTTTAAGATAATCCATTTCAGACTCATAAGGAAAACTAATGAAAACATCTATATCAGACTTGCCGCTTAACCAAGTTCCTTTAGCAACGGAACCGACAGCATTGGCTTCAGCATCAATTCCTTCTTCTTCGCAGGTCCTGTTGATAAACTCAATCACATTTCGAGTTGTCTCAATAACTGCATCAATCTCCTCTTGATTTGGCCTTATGTTCCCTAATATAAATTCATAATTCATGTTTAGTTTCCTTTTAATTTGTTGAAATCTGATAAATGTTTTATAATTATATTATAATTCTTATTAGTTTTATAATTTTATAATTTAAACTAAAAAATTAAAAAAAAGAATTGGAAAGAAATGAGAATGAATGAAAATAGAAAAAATAAAAAATAGATAAAAGGAAGAGATTAGATTATAGCCTCTTCTTCCTTATTTTTAGCAAATTCCCCTAGGAAATTAACCGGTTCTCCCTGCTTTGCCCTGTCATGATACTCAGCTGTTGCAGAGAAGAGTGCATCTCCACTGGAGTTAAGGGCAGTTTCACAGGAGTCTTGGACCACACCAATGATGAATCCCACTGCAATTGCCTGCATTGAAATGTCTGCAGGTATTCCAAACAATGAACATGCCATTGGAATAAGCAATAGGGAACCTCCAGCCACACCAGAGGATCCGGCTGCCGCCAATGTGGAAATGACACATAAGACTATAGTTGTAGGCAAGTCCACAGAAATTCCCAATGTATGGCAAACCGCCAAAGTCATTATTGTAATGGTGATTGCCGCACCTTCCATGTTGATTGTAGCCCCAAGCGGAATGCTTATTGAATAGAAGTCCTTATCAAGGCCCAATCTTTCACAAAGGCCCATATTAACTGGAATGTTCGCTGCTGAACTCCTTGTGAAGAATGCAGTGATGCCACTTTCCTTTAAGCAAGTGAAAACAAGCGGATAAGGATTTCTTCTTAAGGCAACCGCTGCAATCAATGGGTCTGTAATGAATGCAACAGTTGCAATGCATCCTACAAGCAGGAGAATCAATTGGCCATATTGGATGAATATGCTTAAACCGCTTTCCGCCACAGCAGTGAATACAAGGGACATGATACCAATAGGGGCAAATTGGATGATTCCCTTAACAATCAGACTAGTGGCATTCGCACAATCCTCAAATACATTTTTTGTATTTGACCTTGCAACTTTCTTCAAGCAAATACCAAAGACAATTGCCCAGAACAAGATTCCCAAATAATCCCCTTGAGAGAGTGACAACAATGGGTTGGTAAAGATATTCAAAAGCATATTGCTTATTACCTCACCTAATCCTCCAGGAGCTGTAACCTTACCTGCCTCTGTAAGATGCATTGTTACAGGAAACAGAAAGCTTCCAGTTACCGCAACCATAGCAGACAGGAATGTTGAGAATATATACAGCACTATTACAGTCTTGAATCTGCTTCGTATCCCCTCTCCTGCCTTAGCTAAAGCTGAAGCAACCAATACAAAAACAAGAAGAGGTGCAATGGCCTTCAAGGCGCTTACAAACAATTGACCCAAAAGGCCTATCATCTCATATTGAGGCAC
This DNA window, taken from Methanobrevibacter sp., encodes the following:
- the sstT gene encoding serine/threonine transporter SstT is translated as MNKYIKKWTESSLILKILIGLIIGTVLGLAVPQYEMIGLLGQLFVSALKAIAPLLVFVLVASALAKAGEGIRSRFKTVIVLYIFSTFLSAMVAVTGSFLFPVTMHLTEAGKVTAPGGLGEVISNMLLNIFTNPLLSLSQGDYLGILFWAIVFGICLKKVARSNTKNVFEDCANATSLIVKGIIQFAPIGIMSLVFTAVAESGLSIFIQYGQLILLLVGCIATVAFITDPLIAAVALRRNPYPLVFTCLKESGITAFFTRSSAANIPVNMGLCERLGLDKDFYSISIPLGATINMEGAAITITIMTLAVCHTLGISVDLPTTIVLCVISTLAAAGSSGVAGGSLLLIPMACSLFGIPADISMQAIAVGFIIGVVQDSCETALNSSGDALFSATAEYHDRAKQGEPVNFLGEFAKNKEEEAII
- the thpR gene encoding RNA 2',3'-cyclic phosphodiesterase; the protein is MKANQSETIRSFLAIELDQELVPKILDVQKEFKKTNSNIKYVPSQNMHFTLKFFGNIDLDMVEDISAAVLNVIRNYSSFDLNIKKCGCFPNKNVIKVLWLGLDEGSPIKDLQKDLDKEFKKLGFKKEKNFISHLTIGRVKSPKGKKEIRNAIERLEDVEIGQMTVSKICLKKSTLTPQGPIYEDIKVFELN
- the cca gene encoding CCA tRNA nucleotidyltransferase; this translates as MNYEFILGNIRPNQEEIDAVIETTRNVIEFINRTCEEEGIDAEANAVGSVAKGTWLSGKSDIDVFISFPYESEMDYLKEKGLDLAYKTNDEFKGKANEHYASHPYLTCDIDGFEIDIVPCYDLSGGKPIKSAVDRTILHTEYIQDNLKEEQIDEVLLLKRFMDAVGTYGSEFKTGGFAGYLCELLILKYGTFEDTLRAAQNWKRHTLIDLEDFGTVGNAIFKQDPLVFIDPTDENRNVGAALRLERYVDFIVASRNFLDVLDNDDLDDYERQEKILEFFNPLLKEHLDKSKEEIAKDILESFKDRETQTLVIKFPIPIMSADALHPQLLKTVSSICEKIDMEEFSVFKYDYWTDEEKFVIFTIELNVFKQGKYYIHKGPKVWTKKACDNFKAKWGDALYPLDEFMVLTRERQFKTAKDFIIHTLQEENIHIIKVGKNIKEAICSDDCILLEIDEFLNDLDDQFNYNISNKTSEELARDYLNSLDDFLNPGQYIKR